Proteins from one Rosa chinensis cultivar Old Blush chromosome 7, RchiOBHm-V2, whole genome shotgun sequence genomic window:
- the LOC112177707 gene encoding uncharacterized protein LOC112177707, translating into MAEKTHQAYPIAHANGYTRSDGESLVSEDELKRKKRIKLFTYIGIFVVFQIIVMTVFGLTVMKVKTPKARLGEINVQTLNSVPATPSFDAMFTTQIRIKNTNWGPYKFDAGSATFLYQGVSIGQVVIPKSKAGMRSTKKMNVEVSVNTNALPSSSTLGSELNSGVLTLTSKVQLKGKVELMLIMKKNKNAAMDCTIAFDLSSKTVKTLQCK; encoded by the coding sequence ATGGCAGAGAAGACCCACCAGGCTTATCCTATTGCCCATGCAAATGGTTACACAAGAAGCGACGGAGAGTCTTTGGTATCTGAAGATGAGCTGAAACGCAAGAAGAGAATCAAGTTGTTTACCTACATTGGTATTTTCGTTGTCTTTCAGATCATAGTGATGACAGTTTTTGGTCTTACTGTGATGAAAGTGAAGACCCCCAAGGCCAGATTAGGTGAAATCAATGTCCAAACTCTCAACTCTGTCCCTGCAACACCTTCATTCGATGCAATGTTCACAACTCAGATTAGGATCAAGAACACAAATTGGGGTCCATACAAGTTTGATGCAGGTAGTGCCACATTCCTGTACCAAGGAGTGTCTATTGGGCAGGTTGTGATTCCTAAGAGCAAGGCTGGAATGCGTTCAACCAAGAAGATGAATGTCGAAGTCAGTGTGAATACTAATGCTTTGCCAAGCAGTTCTACCCTTGGGAGCGAATTGAACAGTGGGGTGTTGACGCTGACCAGCAAAGTTCAATTGAAAGGAAAAGTTGAATTGATGCTCATCatgaagaaaaacaagaatGCAGCAATGGACTGCACCATAGCATTTGATTTGTCCTCAAAGACTGTCAAAACTTTACAATGCAAATGA
- the LOC112177708 gene encoding uncharacterized protein LOC112177708 has translation MAEKTDQAYPIAPANGYTRSDGESLVSEDELKRKKRIKLFTYIGIFIVFQIIVMTVLGLTVMKVKTPKARLREINVQTINSVPATPSFDAKFTTQIRIKNTNWGPYKFDAGSATFLYQGVTIGQVVIPKSKAGMLSTKKINVEVSVDTNALPSSSTLGSELNSGVLTLTSQVQLKGKVELMLIMKKNKNAAMDCTIAFDLSSKTVKTLHCK, from the coding sequence ATGGCAGAGAAGACCGACCAGGCTTATCCCATTGCCCCTGCAAATGGTTACACAAGAAGCGATGGAGAGTCTTTGGTATCTGAAGATGAGCTGAAACGCAAGAAGAGAATCAAGTTGTTTACCTACATTGGTATTTTCATTGTGTTTCAGATTATAGTGATGACAGTTCTTGGTCTTACTGTGATGAAAGTCAAGACTCCCAAGGCCAGATTGCGTGAGATCAATGTCCAAACTATCAACTCTGTCCCTGCAACACCTTCATTTGATGCAAAGTTCACAACCCAGATTAGGATCAAGAACACAAATTGGGGTCCATACAAGTTTGATGCAGGTAGTGCCACATTCCTGTACCAAGGTGTGACTATCGGGCAGGTTGTTATACCTAAGAGCAAGGCTGGAATGCTTTCCACCAAGAAGATCAATGTTGAAGTCAGTGTGGATACTAATGCTTTGCCAAGCAGTTCTACACTTGGAAGTGAATTGAACAGTGGGGTGCTGACACTGACCAGCCAGGTTCAATTGAAAGGAAAAGTCGAATTGATGCTCataatgaagaagaacaagaatgcTGCAATGGACTGCACCATAGCATTTGATTTGTCCTCAAAGACTGTCAAAACTTTACATTGCAAATGA
- the LOC112177709 gene encoding uncharacterized protein LOC112177709, with translation MAEKTHQAYPIAPANGYTRSDGESLVSEDELKRKKRIKLYTYIGIFIVFQIIVMTVFGLTVMKVKTPKARLGEISVQTLNSVPATPSFDAMFTTQIRIKNTNWGPYKFDAGSATFLYQGVTIGQVVIPKSKAGMRSTKKINVEVSVNTNASPSSSTLGSELNSGVLTLTSQVQLKGKVELMLIMKKTKKASMECTITFDLSSKTVKALLCK, from the coding sequence ATGGCTGAGAAGACTCACCAGGCTTATCCTATAGCCCCAGCAAATGGTTACACAAGAAGTGATGGAGAATCTTTGGTATCTGAAGATGAGCTGAAACGCAAGAAGAGAATCAAGTTGTATACCTACATTGGTATTTTCATTGTGTTTCAGATCATAGTGATGACCGTTTTTGGTCTCACTGTGATGAAAGTCAAGACTCCCAAGGCTAGATTGGGCGAAATCAGTGTCCAAACTCTCAACTCCGTCCCTGCAACACCTTCATTCGATGCAATGTTCACAACCCAGATTAGGATCAAGAACACAAATTGGGGTCCATACAAGTTTGATGCAGGTAGTGCCACATTTCTGTACCAAGGAGTGACTATTGGGCAGGTTGTGATTCCTAAGAGCAAGGCAGGAATGCGTTCCACCAAGAAGATTAATGTAGAGGTCAGTGTGAATACTAATGCATCGCCGAGCAGTTCTACACTCGGCAGTGAATTGAACAGTGGGGTGCTGACACTGACCAGCCAGGTTCAATTGAAAGGAAAAGTCGAATTGATGCTCATCATGAAGAAAACCAAGAAGGCTTCTATGGAATGCACCATAACATTTGATTTGTCATCAAAGACCGTCAAAGCTTTACTGTGCAAATGA
- the LOC112179622 gene encoding glyceraldehyde-3-phosphate dehydrogenase, cytosolic encodes MAKIKIGINGFGRIGRLVARVALQRDDVELVAVNDPFITTDYMTYMFKYDTVHGPWKHHELKVKDERTLLFGEKAVTVFGIRNPEEIPWGEAGADIVVESTGVFTDKDKAATHLKGGAKKVVISAPSKDAPMFVVGVNEKEYKSDLTIVSNASCTTNCLAPLAKVINDRFGIVEGLMTTVHSITATQKTVDGPSSKDWRGGRAASFNIIPSSTGAAKAVGKVLPALNGKLTGMAFRVPTVDVSVVDLTVRLEKKATYDQIKAAIKEESEGKLKGILGYTEDDVVSTDFIGDNRSSIFDAKAGIALNDNFVKLVSWYDNEWGYSSRVIDLIVHIATA; translated from the exons ATGG CCAAGATCAAGATCGGAATCAACG GTTTCGGAAGGATTGGGCGTTTGGTCGCTAGGGTCGCTCTTCAGAGGGACGATGTTGAGCTCGTCGCTGTTAACGATCCATTCATCACCACCGACTACATG ACGTACATGTTCAAGTATGACACTGTCCATGGACCATGGAAGCACCATGAGCTTAAGGTCAAGGACGAAAGGACCCTTCTCTTCGGTGAGAAGGCCGTCACTGTTTTCGGGATCAG GAACCCAGAAGAGATCCCATGGGGTGAGGCTGGTGCCGATATTGTTGTTGAGTCTACTGGAGTGTTCACTGACAAGGACAAAGCCGCGACTCACTTGAAG GGTGGTGCCAAAAAGGTTGTCATTTCTGCCCCAAGTAAGGATGCCCCCATGTTTGTTGTGGGTGTCAATGAGAAGGAATATAAGTCAGACCTTACCATTGTGTCTAATGCCAGCTGCACGACCAACTGTCTTGCTCCCCTTGCCAAG GTTATCAATGATAGATTCGGAATTGTTGAGGGCCTTATGACCACTGTTCACTCCATCACAG CCACACAGAAAACTGTTGATGGCCCATCAAGTAAGGACTGGAGAGGCGGACGTGCTGCTTCATTCAACATCATTCCTAGCAGCACTGGAGCTGCCAAG GCTGTTGGAAAAGTTCTACCAGCTCTCAATGGCAAATTGACTGGAATGGCCTTCCGTGTTCCCACTGTTGATGTTTCAGTCGTTGACCTCACTGTCAGGCTTGAGAAGAAGGCCACATATGACCAGATTAAGGCTGCTATCAA GGAGGAGTCCGAGGGAAAGCTCAAGGGTATCTTGGGTTACACCGAAGACGATGTTGTGTCAACTGACTTCATCGGTGACAACAG ATCAAGCATCTTCGATGCCAAGGCTGGAATTGCATTGAATGACAACTTTGTCAAACTTGTGTCCTGGTATGACAACGAGTGGGGTTACAG TTCCCGAGTGATTGACTTGATTGTGCACATTGCAACTGCTTAA